A single Providencia manganoxydans DNA region contains:
- a CDS encoding helix-turn-helix domain-containing protein codes for MKEDWHPADIIAAIKKKGSSLSAVSRLAGLNSSTLSNALARRWPKGEKIIADFLDLQPADIWPSRYVEKHHKVKN; via the coding sequence ATGAAAGAAGATTGGCATCCTGCAGATATCATTGCGGCAATAAAGAAAAAAGGTTCATCACTCTCCGCAGTATCACGCCTTGCTGGATTAAATTCATCCACATTGAGTAATGCTCTTGCTCGCCGTTGGCCTAAAGGCGAAAAAATTATTGCTGACTTCTTAGATTTACAACCCGCAGATATATGGCCTTCTCGTTATGTTGAAAAACATCACAAGGTAAAAAATTGA
- a CDS encoding MFS transporter, which yields MKWKIRFGAALGNMLEHYDIAVFAAVSVYLSAELKRLGYHQATEIVWGIFALRYMIRPLGGYIIGCYADRVGKKPALILTTVITGVATFCMALIPIETLGVYTPIVIFILQVALSFSFAGEYPSLITYLFSGANSNESSKVSTLSAGSSLLGFFIAFGLVFVLEKIIEPELMQSIGWRIPLLLGIVNVLVSFWFRAKLPDQPIIKTDHTVVKWRNCFYVFLIAIPSSATFYTQSISPSLVSQYFKNPELKRIYGMLSTGLLLVAMIICSWLTDKYSKPERVFNMGVMGLVIFSIPIYYAMNNGSFETILVSQFFITIYISMIWCNVADQLVRDSGGEVTILGVGFNLTATLVGGMTPLIISYLVDINLIYVGMFLSLCGLFPLTLKMLKLN from the coding sequence ATGAAATGGAAAATTCGATTCGGTGCTGCGTTAGGAAATATGTTAGAACATTACGATATTGCTGTTTTTGCAGCAGTTTCAGTGTATCTTAGCGCTGAACTGAAACGTTTGGGTTATCACCAAGCGACAGAAATAGTCTGGGGTATTTTTGCACTACGTTATATGATTAGGCCTCTTGGTGGCTATATTATTGGGTGTTATGCGGATAGGGTAGGTAAAAAGCCAGCACTCATTCTGACCACAGTCATTACGGGGGTGGCCACATTCTGTATGGCTTTAATTCCTATTGAAACTCTTGGTGTTTATACACCAATTGTAATATTTATTCTTCAGGTAGCCCTTTCTTTTAGTTTTGCGGGTGAATATCCATCATTAATTACCTATTTATTTAGTGGAGCAAACAGTAATGAAAGTTCAAAAGTGTCTACACTTTCTGCTGGGAGCTCATTATTGGGTTTTTTTATTGCTTTTGGATTAGTTTTTGTATTAGAAAAAATCATAGAGCCTGAGTTAATGCAATCTATAGGTTGGCGGATTCCTTTATTATTGGGGATTGTAAATGTTCTTGTGAGCTTTTGGTTTAGAGCAAAACTACCAGACCAACCTATAATAAAAACTGATCATACTGTAGTAAAATGGCGCAATTGCTTTTATGTTTTTCTAATTGCAATCCCATCAAGTGCCACTTTTTATACACAGAGCATATCTCCATCTTTAGTCTCTCAGTATTTTAAAAATCCTGAACTTAAACGTATTTATGGAATGCTATCAACTGGCTTACTATTAGTCGCAATGATTATTTGTTCATGGCTTACTGACAAATATAGTAAACCTGAAAGAGTTTTTAATATGGGGGTTATGGGATTAGTTATTTTTTCTATACCCATTTATTATGCTATGAATAATGGAAGCTTTGAAACTATTTTGGTATCACAGTTTTTTATTACCATATATATTTCAATGATTTGGTGTAATGTCGCCGATCAATTAGTTAGAGACTCTGGTGGGGAAGTCACAATACTTGGCGTTGGATTTAATTTGACAGCGACTCTTGTCGGTGGAA
- the sugE gene encoding quaternary ammonium compound efflux SMR transporter SugE, with protein sequence MAWIILLCAGLLEIVWAVGLKYSHGFTRLTPSVITAIAIIASMGLLATAMRDLPAGTAYAIWTGIGAVGTAIVGIIFLGESANIFRLLSLGCIVIGLIGLKLSS encoded by the coding sequence GTGGCTTGGATCATCCTTTTGTGTGCAGGTTTATTAGAAATTGTTTGGGCAGTAGGTTTAAAGTACTCTCATGGTTTTACTCGTTTGACACCAAGTGTTATTACTGCGATCGCGATTATTGCGAGTATGGGGTTACTTGCCACAGCCATGCGTGATTTACCCGCGGGTACTGCATACGCAATTTGGACTGGTATTGGTGCTGTGGGCACGGCGATTGTAGGGATTATATTCCTTGGTGAATCGGCGAATATATTCCGTTTGTTAAGCCTCGGCTGCATTGTGATTGGCTTAATTGGTTTGAAACTCTCTAGTTAG